The following coding sequences are from one Thermovenabulum gondwanense window:
- the coaE gene encoding dephospho-CoA kinase (Dephospho-CoA kinase (CoaE) performs the final step in coenzyme A biosynthesis.), whose protein sequence is MKVIGLTGGIASGKSTVSGILREKGAYIIDADEISKALVEPGKPAYLEIVKHFGQEILNEDGSLRRKKLGRIVFADKEKLALLNKITHPKIIEEIKRRLEEAANRNENVVVIDAALLIELGLYKMVDEVWLVTIDEKTQLERLLKRDSFLEEKEAKDRIRAQMPQEEKVKYATRIINNSGDFSQLLKQVEDYWRELVESKN, encoded by the coding sequence TTGAAGGTCATTGGTTTGACCGGGGGAATTGCCAGCGGTAAAAGCACCGTTTCCGGGATTTTGCGCGAAAAAGGGGCATATATAATAGATGCCGATGAGATATCAAAGGCCCTCGTTGAACCGGGAAAACCGGCTTATCTTGAGATAGTGAAGCATTTCGGGCAGGAAATCTTAAACGAGGACGGGAGCCTGCGGCGAAAAAAATTGGGTAGAATAGTTTTTGCAGACAAAGAAAAGCTGGCCCTGTTAAATAAAATAACCCATCCTAAGATAATAGAGGAAATAAAAAGGAGATTGGAGGAAGCCGCCAACAGGAATGAAAATGTTGTGGTGATAGATGCGGCCCTTTTGATAGAGCTTGGGCTTTATAAAATGGTGGATGAGGTATGGCTGGTCACCATTGATGAAAAAACTCAGTTAGAAAGACTATTAAAGAGGGATAGCTTTTTGGAGGAAAAGGAGGCTAAGGACAGGATAAGGGCTCAGATGCCCCAGGAAGAAAAGGTAAAATATGCCACCAGAATAATTAATAATTCGGGGGATTTTTCGCAACTTCTAAAACAGGTAGAGGATTATTGGAGGGAATTAGTTGAATCAAAAAATTAA
- a CDS encoding lytic transglycosylase domain-containing protein produces MNQKINKVFTLLVIALIVALFFNLNWFLKTIYPLKYEDYIVKYSKEYGLDPYLVASVIKIESNFNPSSISNKGAIGLMQIMPSTAVWAAGKMGIREEKIDLMDPKTNIMIGTWYLSDLLREFKGDLTLALAAYNGGRGNVREWVDRGLFDVKNKKEEEIPFVETKFFVMKVKKAYYWYRKLYRLK; encoded by the coding sequence TTGAATCAAAAAATTAATAAGGTATTTACTTTACTGGTAATCGCTTTAATCGTTGCGCTTTTTTTTAACCTTAACTGGTTTTTGAAGACCATTTACCCGTTAAAGTACGAGGATTATATAGTGAAATATTCGAAGGAGTACGGTTTAGACCCTTACCTTGTTGCTTCGGTAATAAAAATAGAAAGTAATTTCAATCCTTCTTCCATATCTAATAAAGGTGCAATTGGGCTTATGCAGATAATGCCTTCCACAGCGGTATGGGCTGCGGGAAAAATGGGTATCAGGGAAGAAAAAATTGACCTGATGGACCCGAAGACCAATATTATGATCGGAACCTGGTATTTATCCGACCTTTTGAGGGAATTTAAAGGGGATCTTACCTTAGCTTTAGCGGCTTACAACGGAGGGAGGGGCAATGTAAGGGAATGGGTGGATAGGGGATTGTTTGATGTAAAAAATAAAAAAGAAGAGGAAATACCCTTTGTGGAGACAAAATTTTTTGTAATGAAGGTAAAGAAAGCGTACTATTGGTACAGAAAATTGTACAGATTAAAATAA
- the ndk gene encoding nucleoside-diphosphate kinase encodes MEKTFVMLKPDAVKRGLVGSIIKRYEQKGLKILALKMLQVTEDLAEKHYEEHRDKPFYRELVNFITSGPVVAMILEGPNAIKLVRLLNGATKAEDALPGTIRGDYALTTQENLVHASDSSESARREIALWFPELSF; translated from the coding sequence ATGGAAAAGACCTTCGTAATGTTAAAGCCCGATGCGGTAAAGCGAGGCCTCGTGGGAAGCATAATTAAAAGGTATGAACAAAAAGGCTTAAAAATCCTCGCTTTGAAAATGCTTCAGGTGACCGAAGACCTGGCTGAAAAACACTATGAAGAGCACCGGGATAAACCCTTTTACCGGGAGCTCGTAAACTTTATCACCTCGGGCCCAGTAGTAGCGATGATCTTAGAAGGGCCCAATGCAATAAAGCTGGTCCGGCTTTTAAACGGTGCTACTAAGGCTGAAGATGCCCTTCCGGGTACCATAAGGGGTGATTATGCCCTTACCACTCAGGAAAACTTAGTCCATGCATCGGACAGCAGCGAAAGTGCCCGAAGGGAAATTGCCCTGTGGTTTCCGGAACTTTCTTTTTAA
- a CDS encoding phosphoribosyltransferase, giving the protein MLKDRIDAGKRLAKLLSHYKKDEKAVIFAIPRGGVVVGGVLAEELSLPLDVVVTKKIGAPFNEEFAVGAVAPDGTLFVYEEAVNRYGIKRPYLENEAKLKLEKIKENLIKFRGQEYYDSLEGKKVILVDDGIATGFTVKAAVEFLKKLKAEKIIIAVPVIAPDSVKEFKGICHELYYIYSEEPFYAVGQFYEDFSQVEDEEVINILKNTEKR; this is encoded by the coding sequence GTGCTGAAGGACAGAATTGACGCAGGGAAAAGACTGGCAAAACTGCTTTCCCATTATAAAAAGGACGAAAAGGCTGTTATTTTTGCTATTCCCCGGGGCGGGGTAGTAGTAGGTGGCGTACTGGCAGAGGAGCTTTCTCTTCCCCTTGATGTGGTTGTCACCAAGAAAATAGGAGCTCCCTTCAATGAGGAATTTGCGGTGGGTGCTGTGGCTCCCGATGGAACGCTTTTTGTTTACGAAGAAGCAGTAAACAGATATGGCATAAAGAGGCCTTATCTGGAAAATGAAGCAAAACTGAAACTGGAAAAGATAAAGGAAAATTTGATTAAGTTTCGTGGGCAGGAGTATTACGATTCCTTAGAAGGCAAAAAAGTAATTTTGGTGGATGACGGTATAGCCACGGGTTTTACGGTAAAGGCTGCGGTAGAATTTTTGAAAAAATTAAAAGCAGAGAAAATAATAATAGCCGTTCCGGTAATTGCTCCCGATTCCGTGAAGGAATTTAAAGGGATTTGTCATGAACTTTATTATATTTATTCTGAAGAACCCTTTTATGCAGTAGGCCAGTTTTATGAAGATTTTTCTCAGGTGGAGGATGAAGAAGTAATAAATATTTTAAAAAATACGGAAAAGAGGTAA
- the polA gene encoding DNA polymerase I, with protein sequence MGKLLLIDGNSLMHRAYYAIPTLTTSKGVPTNAVYGFTNMLFRLLKEEKPDFIAVAFDKKAPTFRHLEFEEYKATRAKAPEELLGQFSILKEILSAMNIKFLEIEGFEADDVLGTLSKKAEEEGLFTLIVTGDKDALQLLSEKTHVMLTKKGITEMEVYDPEKFVNKYEFSPQFLPDMKGLMGDASDNIPGVPGVGEKTAIKLLKEYQNLENLYNALSAQGDERVKGKLKDNLLAYKEQALKSKRLATIIRDIPLNLDFNELKIKVPDREKLINLFRELEFNTLIKRLAESADVSGERKQAEKVLQIEEVYKEEGNEQRDEIAYGIKDIEDLYRLKEDAKSAGVLSLFLTPERVLFSEGRKVFSLGNSFLQEEDIKNLLRELFLMNGIKKIAHDGKGLIQFFARNGIDFSYEFDTMIAAYLLNSSRNRYDLETVAYEYLGVELKDKPDEEKCFTLIPLEGVLEERIKNDGMEGLLYFIELPICHILADMEMTGFKVDREKLKKLSAEFGERLMELTGGIYKLAGTSFNINSTKQLGEVLFEKLQLPTVKKKKTGYSTDAEVLEKLKGAHPIIEKLLEYRFLMKMKSTYADGLLNLVDKVTSRIHTSFNQTITATGRISSTEPNLQNIPVKTDIGRKIRGVFVADGPDHLLLSADYSQIELRILAHMSGDEKLIESFVKGEDIHARTASEVFGIPIEKVTPEMRNRAKAVNFGIIYGISDFGLAQNLNIPTKEAKEYIENYFKRYPKVKEFIENTVKKARVSGYVTTLFNRRRYLPEITSRNFNLRSFAERAAVNSPIQGTAADIIKLAMVKIYRELKRRGYKTKLLLQIHDELIFDVPLEELDAVKNLVKYHMEKVVELKVPLIVDVKEGYTWEELK encoded by the coding sequence ATGGGTAAACTTCTTTTAATAGATGGAAACAGCTTGATGCACCGGGCGTATTACGCCATTCCGACCCTTACGACTTCAAAAGGGGTTCCCACCAATGCCGTGTACGGGTTTACCAACATGCTTTTTAGGCTGTTAAAAGAGGAAAAGCCGGATTTTATAGCAGTGGCTTTTGATAAAAAGGCTCCCACCTTTAGACATTTAGAATTTGAAGAGTATAAGGCGACAAGAGCAAAAGCGCCGGAGGAGCTTTTAGGACAGTTTTCTATTTTAAAAGAAATTTTATCGGCCATGAACATAAAATTCCTGGAAATAGAGGGTTTTGAAGCGGATGACGTGCTGGGGACTCTTTCAAAAAAAGCTGAAGAGGAAGGACTTTTTACTTTGATAGTTACCGGTGATAAGGACGCCCTTCAATTATTAAGCGAAAAAACCCATGTTATGCTTACTAAGAAGGGCATTACGGAAATGGAAGTATATGACCCGGAAAAGTTTGTAAACAAATACGAATTCAGCCCGCAATTTTTGCCCGATATGAAAGGTCTTATGGGAGATGCGTCGGATAATATCCCGGGAGTGCCCGGTGTGGGTGAAAAGACAGCCATTAAGCTTCTGAAAGAATATCAAAATCTGGAAAATCTTTATAATGCGCTTTCGGCCCAGGGAGATGAACGGGTTAAGGGAAAGTTGAAGGATAACCTGTTAGCCTATAAGGAGCAGGCTCTAAAGTCAAAGCGTTTGGCTACAATTATTCGAGATATTCCGTTAAATTTAGATTTCAACGAGTTAAAAATAAAGGTGCCGGACAGGGAAAAACTTATAAATCTTTTCAGGGAACTGGAATTTAACACACTGATAAAAAGATTGGCGGAATCTGCCGACGTCTCCGGGGAAAGGAAACAGGCAGAGAAGGTTTTACAAATAGAAGAGGTCTACAAAGAAGAAGGAAATGAACAGCGGGATGAAATAGCCTATGGGATAAAAGACATAGAGGACTTATACCGATTGAAAGAAGATGCAAAAAGCGCCGGGGTTCTCTCCTTGTTTTTAACTCCCGAAAGGGTGCTTTTTTCCGAAGGGAGAAAGGTTTTTTCCCTGGGAAATTCTTTCCTTCAAGAAGAGGATATAAAGAATTTATTGCGAGAGCTATTTCTCATGAACGGTATAAAAAAGATTGCCCACGATGGAAAGGGGTTAATACAGTTTTTTGCAAGGAATGGAATCGATTTTTCCTATGAGTTTGACACGATGATCGCCGCATATCTTTTAAACTCTTCTCGAAATAGGTACGATTTGGAGACCGTTGCCTACGAATACTTAGGAGTGGAACTGAAGGATAAGCCTGATGAAGAAAAGTGCTTTACCTTGATACCCTTAGAAGGGGTTCTTGAAGAGAGGATAAAAAATGATGGAATGGAAGGCCTGTTGTACTTCATAGAGCTTCCTATCTGCCATATACTGGCTGATATGGAAATGACCGGCTTTAAGGTGGACCGGGAAAAATTGAAAAAGCTCTCTGCGGAATTCGGAGAGAGGCTTATGGAATTGACCGGGGGAATTTATAAACTTGCCGGTACCTCTTTCAATATAAACTCTACTAAACAGCTGGGAGAAGTGCTTTTTGAAAAACTGCAGCTTCCCACCGTAAAGAAGAAAAAGACGGGTTATTCCACCGATGCAGAAGTTCTGGAAAAGTTAAAAGGCGCACACCCGATAATTGAAAAACTTCTGGAATACCGGTTTTTGATGAAGATGAAATCCACTTACGCGGATGGGCTTTTGAACCTGGTAGACAAGGTTACATCGCGAATTCACACCTCCTTCAACCAAACGATTACTGCTACCGGAAGGATTTCCAGCACTGAGCCCAATCTCCAGAACATTCCTGTAAAAACCGATATCGGCAGGAAAATAAGAGGGGTATTTGTTGCCGATGGCCCCGATCATCTTTTATTGTCCGCCGATTATTCCCAGATTGAACTCAGGATCCTTGCTCATATGTCCGGGGATGAAAAACTGATAGAATCCTTTGTCAAAGGAGAGGATATACACGCTCGGACGGCCAGCGAGGTGTTTGGAATTCCGATAGAAAAGGTCACCCCCGAGATGAGAAACAGGGCAAAAGCGGTAAACTTCGGTATTATTTACGGGATCAGCGATTTTGGCCTTGCTCAGAACCTTAACATCCCCACAAAAGAGGCAAAGGAGTATATAGAAAATTATTTTAAGAGATATCCAAAGGTTAAGGAATTTATTGAAAATACGGTTAAAAAGGCGAGGGTTTCCGGATACGTAACCACCCTTTTTAACAGGAGGCGCTACCTTCCGGAAATAACGAGCAGGAACTTCAATCTAAGGTCTTTTGCCGAAAGGGCTGCGGTGAATTCTCCCATTCAGGGGACCGCTGCGGATATAATAAAACTCGCTATGGTTAAGATTTACAGGGAATTGAAAAGAAGGGGTTATAAAACCAAACTGTTGCTTCAAATACACGATGAATTGATTTTTGATGTACCTTTGGAGGAGCTGGATGCAGTAAAAAATTTGGTGAAATACCATATGGAAAAGGTGGTGGAGCTAAAGGTTCCTCTCATTGTGGATGTAAAGGAAGGTTATACCTGGGAGGAGCTAAAATAA
- a CDS encoding nicotinate phosphoribosyltransferase produces the protein MKEIKSLKDVKDFEIKKERLFYSATHEEIKCGATTDIYFIKTMEILRHLGVAGKRVVAEVFARKSGILCGLEEVLNLLKDKNIEIYAIPEGETFNPKETILRIIGPYEEFGIYETALLGILAQSSGWATAARECREAAKDKMFICFGARHVHPAVAPVMERAAIVGGASNASCILAAKILGRQPSGTIPHAAILIAGDTVTVAKAYDEIMPPDSPRIILVDTFKDEAEEALNVAEALKGALEGVRLDTPSERGGVTKELVNEVRHRLNQKGYKNVKIFVSGGLTPDKIRELSEAGADAFGVGSYISGASPIDMTMDIKMVDGVPVAKRGRIPGLIDNPKLKRVK, from the coding sequence ATGAAAGAAATAAAATCTTTGAAGGATGTAAAGGACTTTGAAATAAAAAAAGAAAGGCTCTTTTATTCGGCAACCCATGAAGAAATAAAATGCGGCGCCACTACCGATATTTATTTTATTAAGACAATGGAAATTTTGCGACACTTAGGGGTGGCAGGTAAAAGGGTGGTTGCCGAAGTTTTTGCAAGAAAAAGCGGTATTTTATGCGGACTCGAGGAGGTATTAAACCTTTTAAAAGATAAAAATATTGAAATTTACGCTATTCCGGAAGGGGAAACCTTTAATCCAAAGGAGACAATATTGAGGATAATTGGGCCTTATGAGGAATTCGGCATATATGAAACGGCGCTTCTTGGGATCCTCGCCCAGTCCAGCGGCTGGGCCACGGCGGCAAGGGAATGCAGGGAAGCGGCGAAGGATAAGATGTTTATCTGTTTTGGTGCGCGGCACGTTCATCCCGCGGTGGCTCCGGTTATGGAAAGGGCTGCGATCGTGGGAGGCGCCAGCAATGCCAGTTGCATTCTTGCTGCGAAGATACTCGGAAGACAGCCATCGGGAACCATTCCTCATGCTGCGATTCTTATCGCCGGGGATACGGTAACTGTAGCAAAAGCCTATGACGAGATCATGCCCCCTGATTCACCGAGGATAATCCTGGTGGATACCTTCAAGGACGAAGCCGAGGAGGCTTTGAACGTCGCCGAGGCTCTCAAAGGTGCGCTGGAAGGGGTTAGGTTGGATACCCCCAGCGAAAGGGGAGGCGTAACAAAAGAGCTGGTAAATGAAGTGAGGCATAGATTAAACCAGAAGGGATACAAAAATGTAAAGATTTTCGTTTCTGGAGGTCTAACTCCCGATAAGATAAGGGAGCTTTCGGAAGCCGGAGCCGACGCCTTCGGAGTGGGAAGCTATATCTCCGGTGCCTCACCAATTGACATGACCATGGATATTAAGATGGTGGACGGAGTGCCCGTTGCAAAAAGAGGAAGGATTCCGGGATTAATCGATAACCCAAAACTTAAAAGGGTGAAATAA